Genomic window (Escherichia fergusonii ATCC 35469):
CCGTGAGATTGAAGATTTACTGTAGAGATAAAAACAAGGGCCGGGGAATTTTATTCGGCCCAAATTTTCGTTATTGGCGTGCGAAATCAGATCATTAAGGCTCGAACGGGCGTCTCTGGAACTGGTCATGCCCGCATTTCGGGCATAGCGTCAGCACTTCCGGTGTGTAGATTGGGAGATGGAAGTGACATTTCTCGCAGACCAGATTCCCCAGACCTACGACTTCCCCGCTGTGATAAACCCCGTGATGATTGAGATCCTGGAAAACTTCGCGCCACTCAAGTTGCGTTTTATCGGTAATGTCCGCCAGTTCCTGCCAGAGGCTTTCTTTAATCACCCGCATAAAGACGCTGTCAGATTCTTCTTTCAGGCTCTCTTCATAGCTCATGGCGAACTCTTCCAGGTCACGTCTGACTGCTCGCGTCAGCTCATCAACCTCGGTTCGCGTTAACTCCCCTGTTTTTATTACGCGCTCGCGCGCCTGTTCCACCAGTGCGTCGATATCACGTTCACCATTACGCAGGCGTTCGCTCAGTGACGCGACCAGTTCACGGTAATATTGAGCAACCTTGTTCATCGTTTCATCTCCCGGGTCGTTAACTGACTATAATAATAGACGTTCTTTGTTCCTTGCTTTGCTATTACGCCCACAAACTCTGTAAATTAATGTATGAATAATCCGGGCATCATTTCAACGTCGAGTGCGTGAAAGGCTGTTTTGACGCGGACGTTTG
Coding sequences:
- a CDS encoding zinc ribbon-containing protein; the protein is MNKVAQYYRELVASLSERLRNGERDIDALVEQARERVIKTGELTRTEVDELTRAVRRDLEEFAMSYEESLKEESDSVFMRVIKESLWQELADITDKTQLEWREVFQDLNHHGVYHSGEVVGLGNLVCEKCHFHLPIYTPEVLTLCPKCGHDQFQRRPFEP